Proteins encoded in a region of the Dreissena polymorpha isolate Duluth1 chromosome 6, UMN_Dpol_1.0, whole genome shotgun sequence genome:
- the LOC127834498 gene encoding uncharacterized protein LOC127834498 isoform X1: MAEGGIGSTELESESNLRHNHQSQNYFESVSVEISSIMTRLGYGEQIRRWRVEKYKEHDSLMNARSSDVTVITAGSKAEGLTCFYESDRDFLLVVEGILCVEAGISLHTIPDGIGVYRMDTCAYSGHCCLLLERRARKRKEVIHNALCDNGQGDILLSSSLLLDEMSSAYTSTDSTVVIHERAGPSLPDSSGELHSDRVLALRCYCPSILQRWASRPRHWPSPVLVQKVVSLGANVTAVGFKESEFKHMEWRIGFNTGESELVNNLNDTQAKVYVMLKMIVKDVLRPSKKEITSYVMKNIVLWQAERNPQNKFYAQSFLHWLHDGLRALRTAIVTKQLSYYMIPERNLMAASGLTYRQQSHWVEVITDMMAEGPWVILGLPKIRMAIVASPEPMLWYSMKRMELEMLLLEYLNRMLPCYENGLLDKSNAILQEIRRRIGEIRMEIKLRMIEEGCAVNGLTDIIHRMLK; encoded by the exons ATGGCGGAAGGAGGAATCGGGTCTACAGAGTTAGAATCTGAAAGCAATCTCAGACACAATCATCAGTCTCAG AATTACTTCGAAAGTGTGTCCGTGGAGATCTCCAGTATAATGACTCGGCTGGGATACGGCGAGCAGATAAGACGGTGGCGGGTTGAGAAGTACAAAGAGCATGATAGCTTGATGAATGCACGATCAAGTGATGTAACTGTGATCACAGCTGGCAGCAAGGCAGAGGGGCTAACCTGCTTTTATGAAAGCGACCGTGACTTCTTATTAGTTGTGGAAGGTATTCTCTGTGTGGAAGCTGGTATAAGTCTTCACACCATACCTGACGGCATAGGAGTGTACAGGATGGATACATGTGCATATTCAGGACACTGTTGTCTGTTGTTAGAGAGACGAGCGCGTAAACGGAAAGAAGTAATCCACAATGCTTTGTGTGATAATGGACAAGGAGACATTCTATTAAGTAGTAGTTTGCTTCTTGATGAAATGTCGTCGGCATATACTTCTACAGATTCAACAGTGGTGATACATGAACGAGCGGGGCCGTCGCTACCGGATTCGTCAGGTGAGCTTCACTCTGACCGTGTATTGGCACTACGCTGTTATTGCCCCAGCATCTTACAGAGATGGGCTTCCAGACCCCGTCATTGGCCGTCACCGGTCTTAGTTCAGAAAGTCGTATCGTTAGGAGCTAATGTAACCGCGGTGGGTTTTAAGGAAAGTGAATTCAAGCACATGGAATGGAGGATTGGTTTTAACACCGGAGAGTCAGAACTAGTGAACAACCTTAATGACACACAAGCGAAAGTGTACGTTATGCTCAAAATGATCGTCAAAGATGTGTTAAGGCCTTCTAAGAAAGAAATAACATCATACGTGATGAAAAATATAGTATTATGGCAAGCTGAGCGTAACCCACAAAATAAGTTCTATGCTCAGAGTTTCCTTCACTGGCTGCATGACGGACTGAGAGCACTTAGGACTGCtattgtcacaaaacaactgtcataTTACATGATTCCAGAAAGGAATTTAATGGCAGCCAGTGGTTTGACGTACAGGCAGCAAAGTCATTGGGTAGAAGTTATCACGGACATGATGGCAGAAGGTCCGTGGGTAATCCTCGGATTGCCAAAGATACGGATGGCTATTGTCGCGTCCCCAGAGCCGATGTTGTGGTACAGCATGAAAAGGATGGAGCTGGAGATGCTATTGCTGGAGTATTTGAACAGAATGCTGCCTTGCTATGAGAACGGATTGTTGGATAAGTCAAATGCTATCCTACAGGAGATACGGAGACGTATAGGCGAGATACGGATGGAGATTAAACTACGGATGATCGAAGAAGGCTGTGCTGTAAATGGTCTGACGGATATTATCCACAGAATGTTAAAGTAA